Proteins encoded together in one Clostridia bacterium window:
- the hisD gene encoding histidinol dehydrogenase: MRVLEGKVAYREVLRLSARDHGSNQYPNMNSELRARVQAIVLDVGSRGEAAVRKYAEEFDGITTDQPLRVPEKDMRAALRAVSPKFIKALKQAAANVKRFAEWQKPKSWMRTILPGVNVGQKVEPISGVGCYVPGGRYPLPSSLLMTVIPAQVAGVKNIAVCSPRPANETLAAGALFGVTQFYRIGGAHAIAAMAFGAAEGLERIVKIVGPGNKYVTMAKQLVSSQCSIDMPAGPTEIVYLAEKGNPAFIASDIVAQAEHDPETLPVFITSSKKLAATVAQAALEMTDANPIARESLTNNGVALVAQNHRQAVDWANAIGAEHITVDAPDVTKITTAGSMFIGPYSPQSLGDYVSGPNHVLPTGNVARYRGGLSVFDFLKIITVQEVTKAGLRRIGPTAITLAEAEGLKAHAESVRARLR, translated from the coding sequence ATGCGCGTGCTTGAAGGCAAAGTGGCGTACCGGGAGGTCCTGCGGCTGAGCGCACGCGACCACGGTAGCAATCAGTACCCGAACATGAACTCCGAGTTGCGCGCCAGAGTGCAGGCAATTGTTCTGGACGTGGGTTCGAGGGGTGAGGCAGCTGTGCGCAAGTACGCCGAGGAGTTCGACGGTATCACTACAGATCAACCGCTCCGGGTCCCCGAAAAGGATATGCGGGCGGCGCTGAGAGCAGTCTCACCGAAATTCATCAAGGCCCTGAAGCAAGCCGCGGCAAATGTTAAGCGCTTTGCCGAATGGCAAAAGCCGAAGTCGTGGATGCGGACCATTCTGCCCGGCGTAAACGTCGGACAGAAGGTAGAGCCAATTTCTGGGGTGGGTTGTTACGTTCCGGGCGGACGTTACCCGCTCCCCTCTTCCCTGTTGATGACCGTTATTCCGGCACAGGTCGCGGGAGTAAAAAACATCGCTGTATGCTCACCGCGTCCAGCCAATGAGACACTCGCCGCCGGAGCCCTATTCGGAGTGACCCAGTTCTACAGAATAGGCGGCGCGCATGCCATTGCGGCCATGGCCTTCGGAGCCGCAGAAGGACTCGAGCGGATCGTGAAGATTGTCGGCCCCGGAAACAAATACGTGACCATGGCCAAGCAGCTCGTATCATCGCAGTGCTCCATTGACATGCCGGCCGGTCCGACGGAGATCGTGTACCTTGCAGAAAAGGGCAACCCGGCATTCATCGCCTCGGATATCGTGGCGCAGGCCGAACACGATCCGGAGACACTGCCTGTCTTCATTACCTCCAGCAAGAAACTGGCTGCGACAGTTGCTCAGGCCGCTCTCGAGATGACCGACGCGAATCCGATTGCACGCGAATCGCTCACGAACAATGGCGTCGCACTCGTCGCGCAGAACCACAGGCAAGCCGTTGACTGGGCAAATGCGATCGGCGCAGAACACATCACCGTGGATGCCCCTGACGTCACGAAGATAACGACGGCGGGTTCGATGTTCATCGGGCCATACTCTCCCCAATCACTTGGCGATTACGTCTCAGGTCCCAATCACGTACTGCCAACCGGCAATGTAGCCCGCTATCGTGGCGGGCTCAGCGTGTTCGACTTCCTGAAGATCATCACCGTCCAGGAGGTCACGAAGGCGGGACTGAGGCGGATCGGTCCGACGGCTATTACGCTGGCCGAAGCTGAGGGATTAAAAGCGCACGCCGAGAGTGTGCGCGCGAGGTTGCGCTGA